The DNA region ACCGACAGGCTCGCGATTGACGCAGGTGTCAGCGGCATCGCCTATCCGACAGAGGACGCACATCAGTACGCCTTGCAGAGAGGACTGAGAGTCATGCTCTCGGACGAGTGTTGCTCTCTGCTTGGCAAGGCTATCGAGATACAGTAGGGAGTCGTAGTAGATGAGAGAATGGAGACTGCTGGACACTGGTTTCCTATCAGGTGCGCAGAATATGGCGCTGGACGACACACTGCTTGAGTGTCATAGTCAGGGACTCTCTCCAAACACAGTCCGGTTCCTACAGTTCAGACCATCGGTAGCACTGGTCGGATACCATCAGTCTGTCGAGCAGGAGATTAGAGTCGACTACTGCAAGAGAAGCGGAGTCGATATCAACAGGCGGATAACCGGCGGTGGGACTGTCCTGTTCACTCCAAAGTGTCTGGGCTGGGAGATATATGCTGACAAGAGGACACCAGCTGTCAAGAGCTTCGGCAGAGACCTTGACCGACTGTCGCGTATGGTCTGTTCCGCGACCGTCAAGGGGCTGAGGAGTCTGGGACTCGAGGCTGAGTTCAGACCGAGGAACGACATAGAAGTCCATGGTCGCAAGATATCGGGTACTGGCGGCACAGAGAGGGGCGAGTCTTTCATGTATCAGGGCACCCTCTTGATAGACTTCGATCTGGAACTCATGTTGAAGTCACTTAGGATTCCAATGGAGAAGCTCAAGGACAAGGAGATTGAGAGCGCAAAGGAGAGAGTGACTTGGATTGCACGAGAGCTCGGCCGCGTTCCCCCGATTGAAGACATCAAGAGTGCGATTGCGGAGGGCTTTGAGAAGACATTCGACATGACTCTCGTGCCGGGTGAGCTGCTTGACGCCGAGAAGGCAATCTATACCAAGAGTCTCCCGTACTTTGAGTCGGACGACTGGGTTCACCTTGTGCATAGGTCAGAGGGGACAGCCGGTCATGTCAATGCCGTCCATAAGACGCCCGGAGGACTCATCCGGGTATCGCTCGCTATAGACGTGGCAGGCGGGTTCATAGTCAGCAGCTTCATCACGGGTGACTTCCAGGTATTTCCTCAGAGAGCAATCATGGACTTGGAGGCACACCTGAAGAACCTCTCCACCGACGAGAACACCATACGTGCCGAGGTCCGCGGGTTCTTCGAACAGACAGGGGCTGAGATAGCCGGCGTCACACCAGACACACTGGCAGATGTCATCATTGAGGCAGTGGAGAAGAAGGCGTTCGTTCAGCTCGGTCTGACTCTTGAGGAAACCAACCACCTGATGTCAGTAAACTTCTCGCCCGACCAGCTCACCGCACAGCACTTCGACTACGTACTCCTCCCATACTGTGCCAAACTGGTGGGCTGCCAGTACCGCAAGACCGAGGGCTGCACTACCTGTGGTAATTGTACGGTGGGCGAGATCTACGAACTGATAGAGAGTATGGGGGTTCCTGTGAGGACAATTCAGACCTTCGAACACCTGATTGAAACAATTGAGGAGTTCAAGGAGAAGGGGGCTCGCGGGTTTGTGGGGTCCTGTTGTGAGGCGTTCTTCTGCAAACATCACGAGGACTTTGTGGCAAGTGGCGTGCCAGCGCTTCTGATTGATGTGGACGACTCGACCTGCTACGAGCTTGGAAAGGAGAAGGAAGCATACATTGGCAGCTTCGAAGGCCAGACATTGCTCAAGACAGAGCTGATGACCCGTGTCCTGACAACCTTGGCACAGATGGGACTGCTGAGAGGACAACGGCCTTGACCGAAGAGTACGATGTGATAGTGGCCGGTGGAGGGCCGGGTGGTACGACAGCTGCCATCTGCTGTGCCCGTGCAGGCCTCAGGGTACTGCTCCTTGAGAAGATGGCGAGAGGACGACACAAGCCGTGTGGCGGGGTGCTTCCACTAGTCGCTCCGGACATCATTGAGCAGGTTGTCGAGGCCCCCATCCCTGCCAGTGTCATGTCGCGGCCTCCGCAGCTCGGTCTCACATATGTTCCTCCTAGTGGGCGGGACAACGGAGGCAGACTGAGAGGATACGCTGTACATAACATCGACCGTGACAAGTTTGACATATGGATGGTAGACCTTGCCATAGAAGCGGGCGTGGAGGTCCGCTTCTCCACGAGACTCGTCTCGTTTGACCAAGGGTCCAGCCTCATCGTGGAGGCAGTATCAGGCGAGGACAGGACATCCATCCAGACCAAGTTTCTGATTGGTGCGGACGGAGCAAGATCCGTCGTGAGGAAGATGCTCTTCCCGGCTGTGCGGGAGCCCGTGATGCTGGTGGGACAGGAGACATGGCATGGAGAAGGCGACTTCTACAATGACTTCTACATCCTCTTCAGAGGACGCATATCTCCCGCTTGCTCGTACGTGATACCCAAGGATGGCAGGTTCATCATTGGAACAGGAGTGATACCCAGGTCGCAGCCCACAGTCTCCCAAGCACTCCACCTCCTCAGGGGTTGGCTTGAAACCGAGTTCTCATTTGTGGGGACAACAGTTGAGAGGAGGGAGTGCTGGGGGATACCCTTTGGAGAAGCCGCGTTTGGCCGGGGAAACGTACTCTTGGTAGGAGATGCTGCGGGCTTGTGTAACCCCTTGTCCGGAGAGGGAATCAGGCTTGCAGTCGAGAGCGGCGAGAGTGCCGCGTCAGCAATCGAGAAACACATCGAGGACGAGGGGGCTGTCGACGAACATGCCGGTAGACTGTCAGACCTTTCATCAATGGTCGCGCATCTGCACGAGTTCGTCACAGCAGCTGACGACAACGCCCGAGAGGAGTTTGTACGTACAGAGCTGACCAGGCGCATGTCATGAGAATGTCTCAGACTCCTCAGACTGCTCCTCTCAGAAGGTTCATGGCATGGTCTCTTATGCACTCCCTTGCCCAAGTCCAAGACACTGGCATCGAAGACTGCTGTGAAGCACATCCTTCCTCCGACCGTCGCAACCTCCCGGACCCCAATCACCTTCTGTCAACGCCAGTCCCCCGAGACAAAGAAGAATCACACAAGACAGATTAGACTGTGTGGACATCGACGGTGCATGCTGCAATCCGGAGCGGGATGACTTGGACGACACTGGTATTGTGACTGGGTACTTCCCCTTCATGGACAATGCCCAGAAGGAGTACGTCAGAGAGCTTCTTCACGACGCAGCTAACTACGCGGGCTTTGTCACGGCTCTTGTTGACGGAGTATGTGTGGACGAGAAGCGTGTTGGGCTCCTCCCCTTTGCACAGCGCTGCGCTTGGGCTCTTGGGAGCCTCCCGTTGCTCGAGAGACTTGTCTCTGCTTTCGGGGTGAAGGCAAGCTCTCTCCCGTGGCACATCCATGCGATGCGCTTCATAGGACAGATTCCCACAGATGAGATGGCGGTCCAGCAAATCCGCGCATCACTGAGCTCAGATGCAGACAGGTGGGTCCGCTTCGAGGCAGAAACACTGATAGCAGACATGATGGGCAACTATGACCCGGTCGGAACCCTCAGGGCTCTGGAAGACCTAGAGGAACAGGCAAAGGAAGACACCAGGTACGAGTGGTTCTCCGCGAATCTGCGATACTTGAGGGGTGGCGCCAATCTAACCATGGACGACAGAGAGACTGCGGACCGACTCCTTGAGGAGTCTGTCACTCTTGCAGAGCGGGTGGACGATCTCTTCACTAAGGGATCTGCTCTGTTGATGCGTTCTGCGACCGCCCTCAGTCCCGGTATGTCTCTTGAGTACCTGAGCGAGGCTAGGAGAATGTTCCATGCGCTTGGCAACAGCGTCCTTGACGGAACTATCGAGAACAACATGGGATTCTACAGAGTGGCGAGAGCCGAACACGACCAAGCAATTGAGCACTACCAGCGTGCCATAGAGATTCACCGGGAGATGGGTATCGATGTGTTCAATCCCTATCTCAACATTGCAGTACTCTACGGCAACATCGGTCGGACTGATAAGGCACTCGAATACGCCTCGCAGGCGCTTGAGGTCGCCAGACGGACGAACCCGGACTACCCGTCGCCACAGATGGAGATGGCAAGAGCACTCATACTCTCAGGCAGGAACGATGAGGCCTACGAGTACCTTGAGGCAGGAGGCGAACTGGCCTTCAAGAGGGGGCCGAAGAAGGAGCTGTGCAGATACTACCTCATCAGAGGGATGCTGGAGACCTCACGGGGGAACCACTCGGCAGCTCTCTCTACACTGAAACGAGGCCTTCGGATTGCGGAGGACACAGGGGAAGTGTACTACGTCTTACAGACGCTCCTTCAGCTTGCAGGAGCCGAGATCCTCGCACTCGCTCAGAGAGGAGATGAGGAACGGTCGAGCGGTCCGCTAACGGCTGTGGTCAGACTCGAACAGCTTGCGCGAGAGCAGAGTCTGCCGGGCCTCTCTGTTCAAGTTCTCCTCCTGAAGGCGGAGCTCGAGAAACTTCGTGGAAGGAAAGACCTTGCGCGGAAGAGACTTGACGAGGCCTTGGCCATCTGTGACTCTGAGGGACTCCACTCGCTCCGCTCTGCGGTCCAAGCAAGGACCAGTGACAAAGAAACCCCAAAGACACGGAAGTCCCTGCTGGAGTGGCTCAGAAGCCTGATCCGCCAGATCGCAGTGCCGTCCGGGCAGGTACGGAGGATACCATTCGTGGTCATGGGCTGCATTGTCATTCTCAGGGACTCGGGTCTGGAGGGCTACTCCCAGTACATAGACCCGAAGATAACAAGCGACCCGTCCTTAGTTGCAGGGTTGATAACTGCGGTCTCCAGCTTCGCCAGGGAGCTCAGGGAGGACACGTCCGGCAACCTGCAGTCCATCATACATCAGGACATCGCAGTTCTCCTCGAGCACGGGTCCAGCGTCACCTGCGCCCTGCTGACAGACAAGGACACCTATGAGGCAAGGGTGATAGAACGCAGGTTCGTGGAGAGGTTCGAGGAGGCTTTCTCAGAGTCCCTGAAGGAGTTCGTGGGCGGTATGGCCCAACCACTTGATGCGCAGGCCATCTTCCAGTCTGTCGTGGTCCAGAGGAACCACATGAGATAGGGTGTGCAACAGCTACAGAGAAGTTGGACATCTCTGGACATCCGTAGGTAGGTCTCCAGACCATTGGGGCTTATACACCCCGGTTCGAAGACAATGGCCTGAGGTCATCCACCCGACACCTGAGCGGCCTCAAGGAGTGGTCCCAGTGCCGTCTCCTGGGCGGATAAGACTCCTGTGTCCAACTTCGTCCAACTCACAATGAACGGTTGGTGGCGGGTCAGCTCAGTCAATGACGACATCGGTCTTGCGAGTCTGGCTCTGAGAATCGACTCCACCAACTTGACGGAAACACACACCCTGAGCGTGGCTGCGACATCCTTTGACTGGACTCCGACTGAAGAGGGGCTGTACGTACTTACTCTGAACACTGTCGAGACAGCAGGGAATACAGCAGTTGTATATCTGGTAGTACTTGTCGGCAACGATACCGGGTCCTACGATACTGGGCACGACCAAGGCTCAGCGAGGGGCTGAGTCAGGGACTAATCATCACTGCCGCAGGCGGTGGAGCAGCTCTGGTAGTCGGACTCATAATCGGTTCGATTATTCCCAAGCGACGAGGAGCATAGTCTCCAAGAAGACAATTCCGTGTCCAACGCACGACAAGGGGTCGCTGTTCTCTTTTTCGGACAGTCACTGTGCGTAGGTCATGCCGTTACTGCTGCCGATGCGCCTCACATGAATTCCCAGTCGGAGCCAGCCTCATCATTGTTGTCACCTGCGTATGCGCCCGCACGGTGTGACAGTCTGACTGGTATGACAGCTGAGATGTCTCGCGCCCAAGGAATGTCCAGCGTCGCCTTGATGGAGGCCGCGCTTCTCACAATCGCTCTGTCGAAGCTCACAGGCATCGAATCATCAGTCCCGAGTTTAACGCTCACCCAGATCTCTCGTCCAAGCTCAAGTTCTTCTACGAAATGCTGGCTCAGCGTCCATCTCCTCTTATCCGTTATGCGCCGTGCAGAGGTGAACTCCTCGTTCTGCAGTTCGACGCGGACTCCGCGAGTCTTCACATCGCGAGCGACTCGGAACCTCAGCTTGATTGGGTTGCCGAGGCAAATGGAGTCCTCTTCCAGCTCCACATCAAACACAGCCAGCTCGGTGTCAGTGACAGAACGACCACTCCTATCCAAAGCCATGTGCTGGGACTGGCTTGCAGGCTTCTTGGCCGGCTGTATGACGCTGAGTGTCGTCTTTCTCCTAAGGTCTCTTGCCCAAGAGAGCTCAACAACGCCTGTCAGCGTGTATTCAATCCATCCGCATAGTCCCGAGTAGCTGGATGGCACGTCATCAGGCAGTCTAAACCGGAACGGATACTGGACCTCTCCTGCAGCGACCACAGCAGCGCCCTCGAAGTCCTGTCTGACTGTAAAGTACACCCGTTCGTCTTTGTAGGTCGTCGAACTTTCGCTGTCGCCCACCTCAATCTTCGTGTGCTCGCGGCCAGTGAACGTCAGGTGTATGGCGTTGCACCGCAGCTCCTTGTCGCACCTGACGAACATGGTGCCTTCCACAGTCTCACCTGCACGGTACCGATCCTTCGTTGTGACTATCTCCACGTCCCGCATGAGGAGAACATTCCTGCCGTGGAAGCGGTTGTCACGCATACTCTCTTTAGGTTTCGCACTTCAGTGACCTGCTGAAACCTACTCGTGCAACAGGCCGAGCTCCAGTGGAGTCGACTCGTCGTGCAGCCACACACAGCTGCCTCTGCCAGACTGGACTGAAGGCCGGCCGCCTCCCCTGCGTCAGTGTCGCTCCATTCACAGGTACATGGGCATGAACACGACGGCTTGGACGGCAAAGCTCACAGAAACCGTTCATTTTTAGTTGGACAAAGTTGGACACAGGAGTCTTGTCACTCCCAGGATACGGCACTGGGGCCAACCACTCCTCGAGGTCTCATGAGGTGTCGAGCCGACCTCAAGCTCTC from Candidatus Thorarchaeota archaeon includes:
- a CDS encoding DUF116 domain-containing protein, with product MREWRLLDTGFLSGAQNMALDDTLLECHSQGLSPNTVRFLQFRPSVALVGYHQSVEQEIRVDYCKRSGVDINRRITGGGTVLFTPKCLGWEIYADKRTPAVKSFGRDLDRLSRMVCSATVKGLRSLGLEAEFRPRNDIEVHGRKISGTGGTERGESFMYQGTLLIDFDLELMLKSLRIPMEKLKDKEIESAKERVTWIARELGRVPPIEDIKSAIAEGFEKTFDMTLVPGELLDAEKAIYTKSLPYFESDDWVHLVHRSEGTAGHVNAVHKTPGGLIRVSLAIDVAGGFIVSSFITGDFQVFPQRAIMDLEAHLKNLSTDENTIRAEVRGFFEQTGAEIAGVTPDTLADVIIEAVEKKAFVQLGLTLEETNHLMSVNFSPDQLTAQHFDYVLLPYCAKLVGCQYRKTEGCTTCGNCTVGEIYELIESMGVPVRTIQTFEHLIETIEEFKEKGARGFVGSCCEAFFCKHHEDFVASGVPALLIDVDDSTCYELGKEKEAYIGSFEGQTLLKTELMTRVLTTLAQMGLLRGQRP
- a CDS encoding FAD-dependent monooxygenase — encoded protein: MTEEYDVIVAGGGPGGTTAAICCARAGLRVLLLEKMARGRHKPCGGVLPLVAPDIIEQVVEAPIPASVMSRPPQLGLTYVPPSGRDNGGRLRGYAVHNIDRDKFDIWMVDLAIEAGVEVRFSTRLVSFDQGSSLIVEAVSGEDRTSIQTKFLIGADGARSVVRKMLFPAVREPVMLVGQETWHGEGDFYNDFYILFRGRISPACSYVIPKDGRFIIGTGVIPRSQPTVSQALHLLRGWLETEFSFVGTTVERRECWGIPFGEAAFGRGNVLLVGDAAGLCNPLSGEGIRLAVESGESAASAIEKHIEDEGAVDEHAGRLSDLSSMVAHLHEFVTAADDNAREEFVRTELTRRMS
- a CDS encoding tetratricopeptide repeat protein, which gives rise to MDDTGIVTGYFPFMDNAQKEYVRELLHDAANYAGFVTALVDGVCVDEKRVGLLPFAQRCAWALGSLPLLERLVSAFGVKASSLPWHIHAMRFIGQIPTDEMAVQQIRASLSSDADRWVRFEAETLIADMMGNYDPVGTLRALEDLEEQAKEDTRYEWFSANLRYLRGGANLTMDDRETADRLLEESVTLAERVDDLFTKGSALLMRSATALSPGMSLEYLSEARRMFHALGNSVLDGTIENNMGFYRVARAEHDQAIEHYQRAIEIHREMGIDVFNPYLNIAVLYGNIGRTDKALEYASQALEVARRTNPDYPSPQMEMARALILSGRNDEAYEYLEAGGELAFKRGPKKELCRYYLIRGMLETSRGNHSAALSTLKRGLRIAEDTGEVYYVLQTLLQLAGAEILALAQRGDEERSSGPLTAVVRLEQLAREQSLPGLSVQVLLLKAELEKLRGRKDLARKRLDEALAICDSEGLHSLRSAVQARTSDKETPKTRKSLLEWLRSLIRQIAVPSGQVRRIPFVVMGCIVILRDSGLEGYSQYIDPKITSDPSLVAGLITAVSSFARELREDTSGNLQSIIHQDIAVLLEHGSSVTCALLTDKDTYEARVIERRFVERFEEAFSESLKEFVGGMAQPLDAQAIFQSVVVQRNHMR